In Endozoicomonas sp. GU-1, one DNA window encodes the following:
- a CDS encoding KTSC domain-containing protein — translation MFNDYRDAEESGELLQILTYNQLNGYEINYNLSINNNENPFDQLLEVARQKLLQDYGVILLWLAGIEIAPDWFQDALSEVAIQYQAFSYVIDRDLQQHVKQYKEDIEACQKVLLVAHSQGNFYGNEAWRWVYRSIIGKLPLNQLKVMGMVSVATPASHIGEPLAYDGDQQQITRYMTLNNDLVINTIRSAILGPMPGNFNNNSDSDDWKNHSFIDAYATGTPSEQILINHIQSVAYNLESLPLEREPLNSSALAAVAYDRTANILEVEFASDGSVYRYYEVPESIYSNLVNAESVGRYYNQAIRGQYPSRNLF, via the coding sequence ATGTTTAATGATTATCGTGACGCTGAGGAATCTGGTGAGCTCTTACAAATCCTTACCTATAATCAGCTCAATGGTTATGAGATCAATTACAACCTTTCCATCAATAATAATGAAAATCCGTTTGATCAACTTCTGGAAGTGGCACGTCAGAAACTCTTACAAGACTATGGTGTAATTCTACTTTGGCTGGCCGGAATTGAAATAGCTCCTGACTGGTTTCAGGATGCATTGTCAGAAGTAGCCATACAATACCAAGCATTCAGCTATGTTATCGACAGGGATCTGCAGCAACATGTTAAACAGTATAAGGAAGACATTGAAGCATGCCAGAAAGTGCTTCTGGTCGCTCATTCCCAAGGAAATTTCTATGGTAATGAAGCTTGGCGCTGGGTTTATCGTAGCATCATTGGCAAATTGCCACTGAACCAATTGAAAGTGATGGGCATGGTTTCAGTCGCCACACCCGCCAGCCATATCGGTGAACCTCTGGCCTACGACGGTGATCAACAACAAATAACCCGCTATATGACTCTCAATAATGACCTTGTGATCAACACCATCCGCAGCGCAATTCTTGGCCCCATGCCCGGAAATTTTAACAACAACAGCGACAGTGATGACTGGAAAAACCACAGTTTTATCGACGCCTATGCCACTGGCACCCCCAGCGAACAGATCCTGATCAACCATATTCAGTCAGTGGCTTATAACCTTGAAAGCCTGCCACTAGAAAGAGAACCGCTTAACTCTTCCGCCCTGGCTGCTGTAGCTTATGATCGTACAGCCAATATTCTGGAAGTGGAGTTTGCCAGCGACGGCAGTGTTTACCGATACTATGAGGTGCCCGAGTCAATATACAGTAATCTGGTCAATGCGGAATCAGTAGGACGTTACTACAATCAGGCGATTAGAGGTCAATATCCATCACGGAATCTGTTCTAA
- a CDS encoding ankyrin repeat domain-containing protein, whose translation MTISNKKRETALHVAAQNDQREVVAQLLNTLVRMAEPERTVAIQKVMHAVDAHGATPLYWTAFNGDHMAVAQLLNVVGSLPATDKLKLDSKVLV comes from the coding sequence CTGACTATCTCCAACAAAAAAAGGGAAACAGCGCTCCACGTGGCTGCCCAGAACGATCAACGGGAGGTTGTGGCGCAATTGCTGAATACCCTGGTCAGAATGGCGGAACCTGAAAGGACTGTTGCAATCCAGAAGGTGATGCATGCCGTAGACGCACATGGAGCAACACCGTTGTATTGGACTGCTTTCAATGGGGATCATATGGCTGTGGCGCAATTACTGAATGTTGTGGGCAGTCTGCCAGCAACAGACAAGCTTAAACTCGACTCTAAAGTTTTAGTCTGA
- a CDS encoding IS1634 family transposase yields MLPVQYQFKNLNHLGLVAAMCRELKIAEYIDARITNDSDARNVTIGQAVVAMIINGLGFTGQTLYMFPDFFEDKPIDRLIGEGIQPEHLNDKVLGRALDSLYDAGVSDLYLNLAVKVVNHLKLPCKALNLDGTSFHVDGIYNSHENPDDLNCIHICRGYSRDHRPDLNQVVLQLMTENEAGIPVFMAPASGNVNDKTCFQEIIKNHLSCFKETLNSRYLVADAAMYVAETLQLLDEQKQLFISRVPLNIKGAKELVGKAPAMSLEPVEGYEDYYSAEVPSCYGDVKQRWFLFLNKKRRLVEQKTLTRKMQKQSLKEARDLEKLGKKAFLCRDDALKAFALWQKQSKLCQSATEPEVTGKPCYSGRGRPSPDSKPDHFEYFVQAECFVPCQKRENAQASLGCFILGTNELDQNCMNATELLSTYKSQQQVEGGFRFLKSPDFLVSSLYLKKAERIEALLMVMTLCLMVYAAIQHKIRHELKKQSRVFPNQKKKPCQNPTARWVFFCFQGINVLTVNNQEEHVVGLKERQWTIMQILGNFYESVYS; encoded by the coding sequence ATGTTGCCAGTTCAATACCAGTTTAAGAACCTGAACCACCTTGGCTTGGTTGCCGCTATGTGTCGGGAGCTAAAGATAGCCGAATACATCGATGCGCGTATAACTAATGACTCCGATGCGCGTAATGTCACTATAGGACAAGCGGTGGTCGCAATGATCATCAATGGGTTGGGGTTTACAGGGCAAACTCTGTATATGTTCCCTGATTTTTTTGAGGACAAGCCGATTGATCGCCTCATCGGGGAAGGCATACAACCCGAACACTTGAACGACAAGGTACTTGGTCGGGCCCTTGATAGCCTGTACGACGCTGGCGTCAGTGACTTGTACCTGAACCTTGCCGTTAAGGTTGTCAATCATCTGAAGCTGCCCTGCAAGGCATTAAATCTGGATGGCACCAGCTTTCATGTGGATGGAATCTATAACAGTCATGAAAATCCTGATGACTTGAATTGTATCCATATCTGCCGCGGTTACAGCCGTGACCACCGACCTGACCTGAATCAGGTGGTCTTGCAGTTAATGACCGAAAATGAGGCAGGTATTCCAGTGTTTATGGCACCTGCGAGCGGCAATGTAAACGACAAAACTTGTTTTCAGGAAATTATCAAAAATCATCTGTCGTGTTTCAAGGAGACTTTGAATAGCCGCTATCTGGTCGCTGATGCCGCCATGTACGTTGCTGAAACCCTTCAGTTGCTTGACGAGCAAAAGCAGCTGTTTATCTCCCGTGTGCCCCTGAATATCAAGGGTGCAAAGGAGCTGGTCGGCAAAGCGCCAGCCATGTCATTGGAGCCGGTTGAAGGCTATGAAGATTATTACTCTGCTGAAGTGCCTTCCTGCTATGGAGATGTTAAACAACGATGGTTCTTGTTTCTCAACAAAAAGCGCAGGCTGGTTGAACAGAAAACACTGACCCGAAAGATGCAGAAGCAGTCACTGAAAGAAGCCCGTGATCTGGAAAAGCTGGGAAAAAAGGCCTTTTTGTGTCGGGACGATGCATTGAAGGCTTTTGCCTTATGGCAGAAACAATCGAAACTCTGCCAGAGTGCAACGGAGCCTGAGGTTACCGGTAAACCCTGTTATTCGGGCAGGGGACGGCCATCGCCGGATAGCAAGCCCGATCACTTCGAGTACTTTGTGCAGGCTGAATGCTTTGTTCCCTGTCAGAAAAGGGAGAATGCACAGGCCTCACTGGGTTGCTTTATCCTGGGCACCAATGAATTGGATCAGAATTGCATGAATGCCACGGAGCTGTTGTCTACCTACAAGTCACAACAACAGGTTGAGGGCGGCTTTCGATTCCTGAAAAGCCCGGACTTTCTGGTCTCTTCACTCTATCTGAAGAAAGCTGAGCGCATTGAAGCTCTGTTAATGGTGATGACACTGTGCCTGATGGTCTATGCTGCTATCCAGCACAAAATAAGGCACGAGCTGAAAAAACAGAGCCGAGTATTTCCAAACCAGAAAAAGAAGCCCTGCCAGAATCCAACGGCGAGATGGGTGTTTTTCTGTTTCCAGGGAATAAATGTCTTAACGGTCAATAATCAGGAGGAACATGTGGTCGGTTTGAAGGAAAGACAATGGACGATCATGCAGATTTTGGGCAATTTTTACGAGTCGGTGTATTCCTGA
- a CDS encoding ankyrin repeat domain-containing protein has protein sequence MNAADQIGVTALHWAVFRGQCSVVKQFLNFLNTANNFPEAEKIPAFATMVCAVDTLNRTPLSAAVDNGQGEIVDQLIQAFPLLGAVLGGHNQSVKQLMQVLTALPREERGAAIMAVLKQVRPEDGATPLYIAASQGNIEIMKPLLSAVTILLADGKRKEAREVLYSACTVKEEDGTLMAITPLRIAAINRHDKAVNLLLEKIRKLFIT, from the coding sequence GTGAATGCCGCTGACCAAATAGGGGTTACTGCGCTTCATTGGGCAGTTTTCAGAGGCCAGTGCAGCGTTGTGAAGCAATTCCTGAATTTCCTTAATACTGCGAATAACTTCCCGGAAGCAGAAAAAATTCCTGCCTTCGCAACAATGGTATGTGCGGTCGACACACTCAATAGAACGCCACTGTCCGCAGCTGTCGATAATGGCCAAGGGGAAATCGTGGATCAGCTGATTCAAGCCTTCCCGCTCTTGGGTGCTGTTCTGGGCGGGCATAACCAAAGCGTGAAGCAGTTAATGCAAGTGTTAACAGCGCTACCGAGGGAGGAAAGGGGGGCTGCCATTATGGCGGTGCTGAAGCAGGTCCGGCCAGAAGACGGAGCAACACCGTTGTATATTGCAGCCAGTCAGGGAAATATCGAGATAATGAAACCGTTGTTGAGTGCTGTAACTATTCTCCTGGCCGATGGAAAGCGCAAAGAAGCCAGGGAAGTGCTGTACTCTGCCTGCACGGTTAAAGAAGAAGATGGAACCCTGATGGCGATAACCCCACTCAGAATCGCAGCCATAAACCGGCATGATAAGGCTGTGAATTTACTATTGGAGAAAATACGGAAGTTATTTATTACATAA
- a CDS encoding transposase encodes MVIRILPCATQFIDHLDQALRRAPQAQRLTTKQRYFLAFVISAMILTQKLCWATMERRSLGQYTSAALWWMFYRSEIVWHLLLRISVLVIIGRYGLSEGNLLIDDTGRSRCKRTKKIGKTHKIREKKTSGYVNGQELVFLVLQTPLVTIPIDFRFYMPDPKMTEWRKKRDLLKKQGVPPKDRPPKPKPNSEYPTKQLLALDLIQAFQRHFPDINVTGILADALYGDAHFMDGASSVFSGTQVVSQLRWNQTVIYKNKEVNLKTYFDSYLGPGVKKTLVIRGGKEQKVTVLSARLKVKAHGQKRFIIALKYEGEDDYRYLAATDVSWRHDDIARLHTLRWLIEVFFEDWKLHEGWCNRALQQGIEGSERGVILSVLCDHMLLLHPEQSARLEHKQPALTVGCLVEKLRIDALLDIIRTVVDSENPQEQFKKLTESLEDYRPVRISSKHMAGRELGRMMPTASLKYRLPEYQTLVH; translated from the coding sequence ATGGTTATACGTATTCTTCCCTGCGCTACTCAATTTATTGATCATCTCGATCAAGCCTTACGCCGTGCTCCGCAAGCTCAGCGACTGACTACCAAGCAACGCTATTTTCTGGCATTTGTCATTTCGGCAATGATTCTGACGCAGAAGCTCTGTTGGGCAACCATGGAACGTCGAAGCCTTGGCCAATACACATCAGCCGCCTTATGGTGGATGTTTTACCGATCCGAAATTGTCTGGCATCTACTGCTACGCATCAGTGTTCTCGTCATTATTGGCCGCTATGGTTTATCAGAGGGAAATCTTCTTATTGACGACACCGGGCGCTCACGATGCAAACGAACCAAAAAGATAGGCAAGACCCACAAGATTAGGGAGAAGAAGACCAGTGGTTATGTCAACGGTCAGGAGCTGGTCTTTCTGGTTTTACAAACCCCGCTGGTGACCATTCCCATTGACTTCCGGTTCTATATGCCTGACCCGAAGATGACCGAATGGCGGAAGAAAAGAGACTTGTTGAAAAAACAGGGAGTTCCTCCAAAGGATCGACCTCCCAAGCCAAAGCCCAACAGTGAGTACCCAACAAAACAGCTACTGGCGCTGGATTTGATTCAGGCCTTCCAACGCCACTTTCCTGATATAAACGTCACCGGCATCCTGGCGGACGCTCTCTATGGTGATGCCCATTTTATGGATGGAGCTTCCTCAGTCTTCTCGGGAACACAGGTTGTTAGCCAGCTCCGTTGGAACCAGACGGTGATCTACAAAAACAAAGAAGTTAATCTGAAGACCTATTTTGACAGTTATCTCGGGCCTGGCGTTAAAAAAACTCTGGTCATACGAGGAGGAAAGGAGCAAAAGGTGACGGTATTGTCTGCCCGTCTCAAGGTCAAAGCCCATGGGCAGAAGCGATTTATTATTGCTTTGAAATACGAGGGAGAGGACGACTATCGCTATCTGGCCGCCACGGATGTTTCCTGGCGTCATGATGATATTGCCCGGCTTCACACGCTGAGGTGGTTGATCGAGGTGTTCTTTGAGGACTGGAAACTTCATGAAGGCTGGTGCAACAGAGCCTTGCAGCAAGGCATTGAAGGGTCTGAGCGTGGCGTGATCCTGAGCGTGCTGTGTGACCATATGTTGCTCCTTCATCCTGAACAATCTGCCCGCTTGGAACACAAGCAGCCTGCGCTTACCGTTGGCTGTCTGGTCGAGAAGCTCAGAATCGATGCGTTGCTGGATATCATCCGGACAGTTGTGGATTCAGAAAATCCTCAGGAGCAGTTCAAGAAGCTGACGGAGTCTCTGGAAGACTACCGGCCAGTGAGAATATCCAGCAAGCATATGGCGGGCAGGGAGCTGGGGAGAATGATGCCAACTGCTTCACTCAAGTATCGTTTACCGGAATATCAAACACTTGTGCATTAG
- a CDS encoding ankyrin repeat domain-containing protein: MLTNTEPYRALARGQTLPSGDCSSVRSSTTAGGSGSNERLDSGAGQSIAARNARSAMEEETADLVLSQRGNTENVDRSNPLNEPSIQAACRKDQIAWLQELLTENLDRLPEGIRPVRFFMAVINMADWSGRIPLHLAACRGQFKVVEQLLKAVDSLPETERAAAVHGLLNATDDGGQTPLQIASQQKHRKVADLLQDALQKLPQTARLEPIIPNAFDQPDSSELPAAQPVTTNEAAEVSVQPPLLVDTAEPAATYAAPSLSCEEDVKKLHQAVKNDNIKSLRRLLQTTPVSLVNEKENGLTPLCRAASKGYSGCVKALLEVDGILVNKESDLGWTPLWAAACNGHPECVEGLLGAKHILVNENINYGLTPLCVAAHYGNTKCLSLFLAINEVKITLLSEVWNGQIKVLVELLDALNNLKETAKSEALMLVLNVADQDGKTLLCRAAQFRHKKVVALLLNALNGLAKEKKSEATMTVLSAADRFGRTPLYICLSPPLSGIHRLVKIAQNLHDRPLSFLQTDHMFLLIIDR; this comes from the coding sequence ATGTTGACAAACACCGAACCTTACAGGGCCTTGGCCAGGGGCCAAACCTTACCATCTGGCGACTGCAGCTCTGTAAGGTCATCAACCACTGCTGGCGGAAGTGGTTCCAATGAAAGGTTGGATTCGGGTGCTGGCCAATCGATCGCTGCAAGAAATGCACGATCGGCCATGGAGGAAGAGACTGCCGACCTGGTATTATCTCAACGTGGCAACACCGAAAATGTAGACCGGTCAAACCCTCTGAATGAACCCTCCATACAGGCCGCCTGTCGCAAAGACCAGATTGCCTGGTTACAGGAATTACTGACAGAAAACTTGGATAGATTGCCTGAGGGAATAAGGCCCGTTCGTTTCTTCATGGCCGTTATCAATATGGCCGACTGGTCGGGGAGAATCCCACTCCACCTGGCTGCCTGCCGAGGTCAATTCAAGGTGGTGGAGCAGTTGCTGAAAGCTGTGGATAGTCTGCCAGAAACCGAAAGGGCCGCAGCTGTTCATGGGCTACTGAATGCTACTGACGATGGCGGGCAGACCCCGCTCCAGATTGCCAGCCAACAAAAACACCGCAAAGTTGCGGATTTGCTACAGGATGCTCTGCAGAAACTGCCACAAACAGCAAGGCTTGAACCCATCATTCCAAATGCCTTTGATCAACCGGACTCAAGCGAGCTCCCGGCGGCTCAACCAGTTACGACGAATGAGGCTGCTGAGGTTTCTGTACAACCGCCATTACTCGTTGATACGGCGGAACCCGCAGCAACTTATGCTGCACCCTCGCTCTCTTGTGAAGAAGACGTGAAGAAACTTCACCAGGCCGTAAAAAACGACAACATTAAGAGCTTGAGACGTTTGTTACAGACCACTCCCGTCAGCCTGGTCAATGAGAAGGAGAATGGGTTGACGCCCCTGTGCCGAGCTGCGTCAAAAGGCTACTCCGGGTGCGTCAAGGCATTACTGGAAGTTGACGGCATTCTGGTCAATAAAGAGAGTGACTTGGGCTGGACGCCCCTTTGGGCGGCTGCCTGTAACGGCCACCCCGAGTGCGTTGAGGGGTTACTGGGAGCTAAACACATTCTGGTCAATGAGAATATTAATTATGGTTTGACGCCCCTTTGCGTGGCTGCCCATTACGGCAACACGAAGTGCCTGTCGCTGTTTCTTGCTATCAATGAAGTAAAAATCACGCTCCTGAGCGAAGTATGGAACGGCCAAATCAAGGTCCTGGTGGAGTTACTGGACGCCCTGAATAACCTGAAAGAAACGGCAAAGTCTGAGGCCCTCATGCTGGTTCTGAATGTGGCAGACCAGGACGGTAAAACACTGCTCTGCCGGGCTGCACAATTCAGGCACAAGAAAGTGGTAGCCTTGCTCCTGAATGCCTTGAATGGTCTAGCGAAGGAGAAAAAGTCTGAAGCTACCATGACGGTGCTGAGTGCGGCAGACAGGTTCGGCAGAACACCGCTTTATATCTGCCTTTCACCACCCCTATCAGGAATACACCGACTCGTAAAAATTGCCCAAAATCTGCATGATCGTCCATTGTCTTTCCTTCAAACCGACCACATGTTCCTCCTGATTATTGACCGTTAA
- a CDS encoding IS1595 family transposase yields MGFLTGTIYMKFNAVDNFQRKTIREWAEHALKKGVRAVSDGLSCFRGIEDAGCHHTAIVTGGGHASMENELFTWVNTMLGNVKTAITGTYHKLDPKHLGRYLSEFNYRFNRRFDMPSMIARLGQAAVNTAPMPDRLLKLPDVQWQPG; encoded by the coding sequence ATGGGTTTTCTGACAGGCACTATCTATATGAAGTTCAATGCCGTTGATAACTTCCAGCGAAAAACCATTCGGGAGTGGGCAGAACACGCTCTGAAAAAGGGTGTCCGGGCCGTCAGCGATGGTTTGTCCTGTTTCCGGGGTATCGAAGATGCAGGATGCCATCACACAGCCATCGTTACCGGTGGTGGCCATGCTTCCATGGAGAATGAGTTGTTTACCTGGGTGAATACCATGCTGGGAAACGTGAAAACAGCGATTACCGGTACTTATCATAAGCTCGATCCCAAGCATCTTGGCCGTTATCTATCAGAGTTCAATTATCGGTTTAACCGGCGTTTTGATATGCCTTCAATGATCGCAAGGCTTGGACAGGCGGCGGTCAATACAGCACCGATGCCGGATCGACTGCTCAAGCTACCAGACGTCCAGTGGCAACCGGGCTAG
- a CDS encoding ISNCY family transposase (programmed frameshift), which translates to MRQTIKPQMQLGEVDISAITFNPKSRDDIPRLLRAFQHIWVTPELREQVFQALERMIPASRDNGRPGMDLWKILIFGTLRLTINCDYDRLQELANEHGTLRQMLGHGPYCTHSYHIQTLQDNIALFTPEILDEINQIVVNAGHQLGKKKEERICARADSFVVKTNAHFPTDINLLRDAVRKMIEWAACLSSEQQESLWRQSNYLQDQHKKRFHKARNLKRSTSSNESLREARQHDIEIVHAEYVAYSQKLIRKAEITLNLLKTRIPGDLRLKELEHWIKDADYQCQLIIRRVLNHETIPHSEKVFSLFERHTEWISKGKAGVPVELGLRVCVIQDQFGFTLHHLVMEKQTDDQVTVAIAKGAKQRFPEVSQVSYDRGFWSKENLEKLETFLDRAVLPKKGRWSEQDRKRERHPDFVRAMKKHSAVESDINALEQHGLDRCPDSGIDGYRRYVGLAVLGTNLHRLGSILQKQSSQAVKKAA; encoded by the exons ATGCGCCAAACCATCAAGCCACAAATGCAGTTAGGCGAGGTCGATATCTCTGCCATCACCTTCAACCCCAAATCCAGGGACGACATACCCCGCCTCTTGCGGGCTTTTCAGCATATCTGGGTCACCCCAGAGCTGAGAGAGCAGGTTTTTCAAGCCCTTGAGCGAATGATACCCGCCAGCCGTGACAATGGCCGCCCAGGTATGGATCTCTGGAAAATACTGATTTTTGGCACCCTGCGTCTGACCATCAACTGCGACTACGACCGCCTTCAGGAGCTGGCCAATGAACACGGTACGTTGCGGCAAATGCTCGGACACGGACCATACTGTACCCACTCTTATCACATCCAGACTTTGCAGGATAATATCGCCCTGTTCACCCCGGAAATACTGGACGAGATCAACCAGATTGTGGTCAATGCCGGTCACCAGCTGG GTAAAAAAAAAGAAGAGCGGATATGCGCCCGCGCTGACTCGTTTGTCGTAAAAACCAATGCCCACTTTCCAACGGATATTAACCTGCTCCGGGATGCCGTTCGCAAGATGATCGAGTGGGCAGCCTGCCTGTCGTCAGAGCAGCAGGAAAGCCTGTGGCGACAGAGCAACTACTTGCAGGATCAGCACAAAAAGCGTTTTCACAAAGCCCGTAACCTGAAACGTTCAACGTCGTCTAATGAGTCGCTTCGTGAAGCACGACAGCATGATATCGAAATCGTCCATGCTGAGTATGTAGCCTACAGCCAGAAGCTTATCCGCAAGGCTGAAATAACCTTGAATCTCTTGAAGACACGGATACCCGGAGACTTGCGACTGAAAGAGCTGGAGCACTGGATAAAAGATGCAGACTACCAGTGCCAACTGATTATCCGTCGTGTACTGAACCACGAAACCATTCCGCACAGTGAGAAGGTTTTTTCGTTATTCGAACGCCATACGGAATGGATCAGTAAAGGAAAAGCTGGCGTTCCTGTAGAACTCGGCCTCAGGGTGTGCGTGATTCAAGATCAGTTTGGTTTCACGCTTCACCATTTGGTCATGGAAAAACAGACTGATGACCAGGTGACTGTAGCCATTGCTAAAGGCGCAAAACAGCGGTTTCCTGAAGTATCGCAGGTCAGTTATGACCGGGGATTCTGGTCAAAAGAGAACCTTGAAAAGCTGGAAACATTTCTTGACCGAGCCGTCTTACCCAAAAAGGGGCGATGGTCTGAACAAGACCGGAAGCGTGAACGACACCCTGATTTTGTCAGGGCAATGAAGAAGCATTCCGCGGTAGAGTCCGACATTAATGCACTTGAGCAGCACGGGCTGGACCGATGTCCGGACTCAGGGATTGACGGTTATCGTCGGTATGTTGGCCTGGCGGTTTTAGGAACCAATCTGCACCGCTTGGGCTCTATACTGCAAAAGCAATCCAGTCAGGCTGTCAAAAAAGCAGCCTGA
- a CDS encoding cold shock domain-containing protein — protein sequence MEATKKEMEAMLVGTVKWFNNPKGYGFIQAQEATENQDVLIHYSVIDMDGFKTLKAGQVVSFEIGHGPKGLIATKVVPDNGNGTESTQSATQEESFPV from the coding sequence ATGGAAGCGACCAAGAAGGAAATGGAAGCTATGCTGGTAGGTACAGTCAAGTGGTTTAATAACCCCAAAGGGTATGGATTTATCCAGGCGCAGGAAGCGACAGAGAATCAGGATGTTCTCATCCATTACTCTGTCATTGATATGGACGGCTTTAAAACACTGAAAGCAGGCCAGGTTGTCAGCTTTGAGATTGGCCATGGCCCCAAAGGTCTCATCGCCACGAAAGTCGTACCTGATAACGGCAATGGCACTGAAAGCACTCAGAGTGCTACTCAGGAAGAGTCATTCCCGGTTTAA
- a CDS encoding cation diffusion facilitator family transporter: MDQHDDYDSVGDGKLILALLIKLFLSGVQVIGGSVAGSLSLIADSLHNLGDAGAILVAVIARRIGCRSADQRMTYGYKRADILGALINSVFLLVVGGYLICEAAGKFFYPREVDGWIVLLVAGVALLVNITTSLLTFKAGARSDININAVFIHSASDAVASLVVIVAGVLIINYQLYIFDVIATIGISVYVIFNGAILLRRCMIILMQGVPGGIDIEQIRAALESIEGVKRVGCMHVWQLDDKRSSLKAVSF; encoded by the coding sequence ATGGACCAGCATGATGATTATGATTCCGTTGGTGATGGAAAGCTGATTCTGGCCCTGCTTATCAAGCTTTTCCTGAGTGGTGTTCAGGTCATTGGGGGAAGCGTTGCCGGAAGCCTTTCCCTGATCGCAGACTCGCTGCATAACCTGGGTGATGCCGGTGCAATTCTGGTTGCTGTCATTGCCAGGCGAATAGGTTGCAGGTCAGCAGATCAACGCATGACCTACGGATACAAAAGGGCCGATATTCTCGGGGCTTTAATAAACAGTGTATTTTTACTGGTGGTGGGGGGGTATCTGATCTGTGAGGCCGCAGGTAAGTTTTTTTACCCCAGGGAAGTTGATGGCTGGATTGTGCTGTTGGTTGCCGGTGTTGCCCTTCTGGTTAACATCACCACATCGCTGCTGACTTTCAAGGCTGGAGCCAGAAGCGATATCAATATCAATGCGGTATTTATTCACAGTGCTTCCGATGCGGTTGCTTCTCTGGTAGTCATCGTAGCGGGTGTGCTGATCATCAACTACCAGCTCTATATTTTTGATGTGATAGCCACCATCGGGATATCAGTCTACGTGATCTTTAATGGCGCTATTCTGTTGAGACGCTGCATGATTATTCTTATGCAGGGGGTTCCGGGCGGCATCGATATTGAACAGATCAGGGCGGCCCTGGAAAGCATTGAGGGGGTAAAAAGAGTAGGGTGCATGCACGTCTGGCAGCTGGATGATAAAAGATCTTCTTTGAAGGCCGTATCCTTTTGA